In the genome of Longimicrobium terrae, one region contains:
- a CDS encoding toll/interleukin-1 receptor domain-containing protein: protein MSINSDSHPHAPAMERLRFMITGNNVFISYSHADVDWLNRLRVHLKPLERDGVISLWDDTRLQAGSQWEQEIAEALAQADVAILMISADFLASDFITRNELPPLLVAAEQRGTRVLPVIISPCRFEQTPALARFQSVNPPSEPLVKLRRAKREAVYVKLSRIIEQLPQSRRAEPAELLSTNPVASGTHDIAVLFSRYRDPKAELPTADGEREAIAEFFLNRGETDDFVRIHSRLRSDQSKLQFVNRLLTQKDFQLAMTIACNIQDAGHLQEITRQVIHAEATGLPEFHMLVTELLQRNQAEFRKVLTDLVDAGKGDSALFSELAGTMTNMAEARKVAESLVQRRRELSQGLPLLVGLIGSQNRAELRKLAVTFVHNGLQRGALFYDALTILAAENQREAEKVLQVLIVVDRERYEEILASGIITQDEILKRLRSLE from the coding sequence AGCGATTCTCATCCGCACGCACCTGCAATGGAACGGCTGCGTTTCATGATTACTGGAAACAATGTTTTCATTTCCTACAGCCACGCAGACGTCGACTGGCTGAACCGGCTGCGGGTACACCTCAAACCCTTGGAACGAGACGGCGTCATTTCGCTTTGGGACGACACTCGTCTCCAAGCAGGCTCGCAGTGGGAGCAAGAAATCGCGGAAGCGCTCGCTCAGGCTGATGTTGCGATCCTGATGATCAGCGCGGATTTCCTGGCGTCAGACTTCATCACCAGGAACGAGTTGCCACCATTGCTTGTCGCAGCGGAGCAACGGGGCACGCGTGTGCTACCCGTGATCATAAGCCCGTGCAGATTCGAACAGACGCCCGCACTGGCCCGCTTCCAGTCCGTGAATCCGCCCTCTGAACCTCTCGTCAAGCTCCGCCGGGCCAAGCGAGAAGCGGTGTACGTGAAGTTGAGCCGAATCATCGAACAACTGCCGCAAAGTCGGCGAGCAGAGCCGGCAGAGCTTCTCTCGACCAATCCGGTTGCGAGCGGGACGCACGACATTGCAGTGCTGTTCAGCAGATACCGTGATCCCAAAGCGGAACTGCCTACCGCGGACGGTGAACGGGAAGCGATCGCAGAGTTTTTCCTCAACAGAGGGGAGACCGATGATTTCGTACGGATCCACAGCAGGCTGCGAAGTGATCAATCGAAGCTCCAGTTTGTGAATAGACTGCTGACACAGAAGGACTTCCAGCTGGCTATGACGATCGCCTGCAACATCCAGGATGCGGGCCATCTGCAGGAGATTACCCGGCAGGTTATTCATGCGGAGGCAACGGGTCTGCCCGAGTTCCACATGCTTGTCACCGAGCTTCTGCAGCGAAATCAAGCTGAATTCCGGAAGGTACTGACCGACCTGGTGGACGCGGGCAAGGGAGACTCAGCGCTGTTCAGCGAGTTGGCTGGAACAATGACGAATATGGCCGAAGCGAGGAAGGTAGCCGAATCTCTTGTGCAGAGACGCAGGGAATTAAGCCAAGGGCTACCACTTCTTGTGGGACTGATCGGCAGTCAAAATCGAGCTGAGCTTAGGAAGCTTGCGGTGACCTTCGTTCACAATGGCCTGCAACGCGGCGCCCTTTTTTATGATGCCCTGACGATCCTCGCAGCTGAAAACCAGCGCGAAGCGGAGAAGGTCCTGCAGGTCCTTATTGTCGTGGATCGAGAGCGCTACGAAGAAATTCTAGCCTCGGGGATCATTACGCAGGATGAGATACTCAAACGCCTTCGCTCGCTCGAGTAG
- a CDS encoding tyrosinase family protein, producing the protein MEQNATTRWERVRQILDTAAGASTSDYGGVGRPWHLTLGELAAVEVYGVRMIAPAAKPASAAKTGCGCGCAVTAERPDGAVVGAEFPAHPGRGAASGLVRGIRGQAPYDGSVFPRLPWGGAAVADEDAQFISDWIDDGLPGDDREFSVAATAEAEGAAGTVRLDAAPVEAVITRVYGAQEEARPAPGELRQRVNLDCMTPHQVEELRTAFRELYALNKWPADRRSYNNIALIHQDHCQHGWERFLPWHRVYLYEFEQALQDVVPGISMPYWDFTMPQYRPECPDKGQIIPLSYQAYLTGAAVDWLEYDADPALPAEVAERVRGMTGRHYASLFRFFTAMKTEFGVAEEYTQGEYRNRFIDALMDVNSLWYPLRYPAEYNSNGKPVTLNQKVHYHYPTAGDMAQIMALRTFRDFGGGSLYNDSFGFLDQNPHNTMHLWTGGMNPDYPGALDPAGAAALAGDAGTSRNRAVRVQDRRIHTREDMHVQQQFGDMFSNLTASFDPVFWPIHVNIDRVWAEWQQLNPAARPADLDSVLTPWSYTMADTLDISRFGYEYVKSTCLIPVGAEMPVGRFVSRPITVPEPVRRGFRSAEVRLHRVPQLDRSCFVRVFLNLPDANADTPIDHPAYAGYLAIFGHGECIGGPGHCRVPERRPFDLRPRSHNTPRNHRVNVTQTAADLVRKGASSLQITLVTIGADFCEDNELLRLESVSLNFLD; encoded by the coding sequence ATGGAGCAGAACGCAACGACGCGCTGGGAGCGCGTCCGGCAGATCCTGGACACGGCCGCGGGCGCCAGCACCTCCGACTACGGCGGCGTGGGCCGGCCCTGGCACTTGACGCTCGGAGAGCTGGCGGCGGTGGAAGTCTACGGCGTCCGCATGATCGCCCCGGCCGCGAAGCCCGCCTCCGCCGCCAAGACGGGATGTGGCTGCGGATGCGCGGTCACCGCGGAGCGTCCGGACGGCGCGGTGGTGGGCGCGGAGTTCCCCGCCCACCCGGGCCGGGGCGCGGCCAGCGGCCTGGTGCGCGGCATCCGCGGCCAGGCGCCGTACGACGGGTCCGTCTTTCCGCGCCTGCCCTGGGGCGGCGCCGCGGTGGCGGACGAGGACGCGCAGTTCATCAGCGACTGGATCGACGACGGGCTCCCGGGGGACGACCGCGAGTTCTCCGTGGCCGCCACCGCGGAGGCGGAGGGCGCGGCGGGAACGGTGCGGCTGGACGCGGCGCCGGTGGAAGCCGTCATCACCCGCGTGTACGGCGCGCAGGAAGAGGCGCGCCCCGCCCCGGGCGAGCTGCGGCAGCGGGTGAACCTGGACTGCATGACGCCGCACCAGGTGGAGGAGCTGCGTACCGCGTTCCGTGAACTGTACGCGCTGAACAAGTGGCCGGCGGACCGGCGCAGCTACAACAACATCGCCCTGATTCACCAGGACCACTGCCAGCACGGGTGGGAGCGCTTTCTTCCCTGGCACCGCGTGTACCTGTACGAGTTCGAGCAGGCGCTGCAGGACGTGGTGCCCGGCATCAGCATGCCGTACTGGGACTTCACCATGCCCCAGTACCGCCCGGAGTGCCCGGACAAGGGGCAGATCATCCCCCTATCCTATCAGGCGTACCTGACCGGCGCCGCGGTGGACTGGCTGGAGTACGACGCCGACCCCGCCCTGCCGGCGGAGGTGGCGGAGCGCGTGCGCGGAATGACGGGCCGCCACTACGCCTCGCTGTTCCGGTTCTTCACCGCGATGAAGACGGAGTTCGGCGTCGCGGAGGAGTACACCCAGGGCGAGTACCGCAACCGGTTCATCGACGCGCTGATGGACGTGAACTCGCTGTGGTACCCGCTGCGCTACCCGGCCGAGTACAACAGCAACGGCAAGCCGGTCACGCTCAACCAGAAGGTGCACTACCACTATCCCACCGCGGGCGACATGGCGCAGATCATGGCGCTGCGGACGTTCCGCGACTTCGGCGGGGGGAGCCTGTACAACGACTCCTTCGGGTTTCTGGACCAGAACCCCCACAACACCATGCACCTGTGGACGGGGGGGATGAACCCGGACTATCCCGGCGCGCTGGACCCCGCGGGGGCGGCGGCGCTGGCGGGGGACGCGGGGACGTCGCGCAACCGCGCGGTGCGCGTGCAGGACCGGCGCATCCACACGCGCGAGGACATGCATGTGCAGCAGCAGTTCGGCGACATGTTCAGCAACCTGACGGCGTCGTTCGACCCGGTGTTCTGGCCCATTCACGTGAACATCGACCGCGTGTGGGCCGAGTGGCAGCAGCTGAACCCCGCCGCCAGGCCGGCGGACCTGGATTCGGTGCTGACGCCGTGGAGCTACACCATGGCGGACACGCTGGACATCTCCCGTTTCGGCTATGAGTACGTGAAGAGCACCTGCCTGATCCCGGTGGGCGCCGAGATGCCGGTGGGCCGCTTCGTCTCCCGCCCCATCACGGTGCCGGAGCCGGTGCGCAGGGGATTCCGCTCGGCGGAGGTGCGGCTGCACCGCGTGCCGCAGCTGGACCGCTCGTGCTTCGTGCGGGTGTTCCTCAACCTGCCGGACGCCAACGCCGACACGCCCATCGACCATCCGGCGTACGCCGGCTACCTGGCCATCTTCGGCCACGGCGAGTGCATTGGCGGTCCGGGGCACTGCCGCGTGCCGGAGCGGCGCCCGTTCGACCTTCGCCCGCGCAGCCACAACACGCCGCGCAACCACCGCGTCAACGTCACCCAGACCGCCGCCGACCTGGTGCGCAAAGGCGCCAGTTCGCTGCAGATCACGCTCGTCACCATCGGCGCGGACTTCTGCGAAGACAACGAGCTGCTTCGGCTGGAAAGCGTGTCGCTGAACTTTCTGGACTAG
- a CDS encoding multicopper oxidase family protein codes for MRTHRSASAAALATVCLFAACATAQGPRPGGAPAPAAANPCAYRPINVAPRSQGGYGQEPFRNPPELLARNGVLTTDLRVQYTDKATTSIGGCPVRLRSYNGALVGPTLRVRPGDTIAPLLNNRLPAETPAQVRSQFLQEDTVAFLDMRPYSFNTTNLHTHGLHVSPNGNSDNVLLAIPPQDTLRYSIALPADHTRGSYWYHAHTHGSTAIQVGSAMAGALVVEDDPNTIPASLRAANEREKVLVIQTILYDTAGESENIAAFFPDGSNSPALCAQGSPNCTWLSSNRQVTINGQIVPVIRMRPGEVQRWRLVDGSFRETMAIRLQGHALHEIATDGLYTGRVDTWRDGQPIILYPGYRSDVLVQAGMPGRYQLVDDSASAAKGLRGVAEDANLIAILEVAGPRVPMRLPTTAEMAPLAPFAGVDLSTTATGVQEAVFKLGSGMQSANPRNSFEINYSAFNESRTRYLELDSIDMWSLTTVGDPAAVQGGNGIPPLPHVFHIHINPFQVSRTGPDGRAQWVWKDTQFIPGGDTVTVYTQYTDFTGSFVIHCHILDHEDLGMMETVEVVKEMPRPHPRPDGAPAGHAHGSH; via the coding sequence ATGCGAACCCATCGCAGTGCCTCCGCGGCCGCTCTGGCGACCGTCTGCCTGTTCGCCGCCTGCGCCACCGCGCAGGGCCCCCGCCCGGGCGGCGCGCCCGCGCCCGCCGCCGCCAACCCCTGCGCGTACCGGCCCATCAACGTCGCGCCGCGCAGCCAGGGCGGATACGGACAGGAACCCTTTCGCAACCCGCCGGAACTGCTCGCGCGCAACGGCGTGCTGACCACCGACCTGCGGGTGCAGTACACGGACAAGGCCACCACCTCCATCGGCGGCTGCCCGGTGCGGCTGCGCAGCTACAACGGCGCGCTGGTGGGCCCCACCCTGCGCGTGCGGCCGGGCGACACCATCGCCCCGCTGCTCAACAACCGCCTCCCCGCCGAAACCCCGGCCCAGGTGCGGAGCCAGTTCCTGCAGGAAGACACGGTCGCGTTCCTGGACATGCGGCCGTACTCGTTCAACACCACCAACCTGCACACGCACGGGCTGCACGTTTCGCCCAACGGCAACAGCGACAACGTGCTGCTGGCCATCCCCCCGCAGGACACCCTGCGCTACAGCATCGCGCTTCCGGCGGACCACACGCGCGGCAGTTACTGGTACCACGCGCACACCCACGGCTCCACCGCCATCCAGGTGGGGAGCGCCATGGCTGGCGCGCTGGTGGTGGAGGACGATCCCAACACCATTCCCGCCTCGCTGCGCGCCGCCAACGAGCGCGAAAAGGTGCTGGTCATCCAGACCATCCTGTACGACACGGCGGGCGAATCGGAAAACATCGCCGCCTTCTTTCCCGACGGCAGCAACAGCCCCGCGCTCTGCGCCCAGGGCTCCCCCAACTGCACCTGGCTCAGCTCCAACCGCCAGGTGACCATCAACGGGCAGATCGTCCCCGTCATCCGGATGCGGCCGGGCGAGGTGCAGCGGTGGCGGCTGGTGGACGGCTCGTTCCGCGAAACCATGGCGATCCGCCTGCAGGGCCACGCGCTGCACGAGATCGCCACGGACGGCCTGTACACCGGCCGCGTGGACACCTGGCGCGACGGCCAGCCCATCATCCTGTATCCGGGCTACCGCAGCGATGTGCTGGTGCAGGCGGGCATGCCGGGCCGCTACCAGCTGGTGGACGATTCGGCCAGCGCGGCCAAGGGGCTTCGCGGCGTGGCGGAAGACGCCAACCTGATCGCCATCCTTGAGGTTGCGGGGCCGCGCGTGCCCATGCGCCTTCCCACGACGGCGGAGATGGCGCCGCTGGCCCCGTTCGCCGGGGTGGACCTGTCCACCACCGCCACGGGCGTGCAGGAAGCCGTCTTCAAGCTCGGCAGCGGAATGCAGTCCGCCAATCCGCGCAACTCGTTCGAGATCAACTACTCCGCGTTCAACGAGAGCCGCACCCGCTACCTGGAGCTGGACAGCATCGACATGTGGTCGCTGACCACGGTGGGCGATCCCGCGGCGGTGCAGGGCGGCAACGGAATCCCGCCGCTGCCGCACGTGTTCCACATCCACATCAACCCGTTCCAGGTGTCGCGCACGGGGCCGGACGGGCGGGCGCAGTGGGTGTGGAAAGACACGCAGTTCATCCCCGGCGGCGACACGGTGACCGTGTACACGCAGTACACCGACTTCACGGGGAGCTTTGTGATCCACTGCCACATCCTGGACCACGAGGATCTGGGGATGATGGAAACGGTGGAGGTGGTAAAGGAGATGCCGCGCCCGCACCCGCGCCCGGACGGCGCGCCCGCCGGACACGCCCACGGATCGCACTGA
- a CDS encoding SGNH/GDSL hydrolase family protein: MPANTIPSHHSWPILLVLAAVPLGGCGDSSTGPAPIASLAPADTVRVTTFGDSNTDMAWSFAEPHVLARSYVSDAPPRPSAAAGNHGEQLAGRMELRWRALQPMPIRVVNHGITGTTTGGGDHGGPDRNGNGSPNARAMVNGITRFQAEVLGMGAPWSGGEPFGTAFPQGGIVRVNAYVPDSTDFAYVSLGTNDFGSGIAPARTIQNLEWMMDQWMAAGHAADHLVLTTLAPRPGLEQGDAIAEVNAGIREMAARTGAGLIDLGAFATADDGLSWRAPWMHIGDGVHYTTPVRDWITEQMVSYMASRIPSRNGAAPHP, translated from the coding sequence ATGCCCGCAAACACCATCCCGAGCCATCATTCCTGGCCCATTCTGCTCGTTCTGGCCGCCGTCCCGCTGGGGGGGTGCGGCGATTCATCGACGGGCCCCGCTCCCATCGCCAGCCTCGCGCCCGCCGACACGGTGCGCGTAACGACGTTCGGCGACTCCAACACCGACATGGCGTGGAGCTTCGCCGAGCCGCACGTCCTGGCGCGCTCATACGTGTCCGACGCACCGCCGCGCCCGTCCGCCGCGGCGGGCAACCACGGCGAGCAGCTGGCCGGACGCATGGAGTTGCGCTGGCGCGCCCTTCAGCCAATGCCGATCCGGGTGGTGAACCATGGCATCACCGGCACCACCACGGGGGGCGGCGACCACGGCGGTCCCGACCGCAACGGCAACGGTTCGCCCAACGCGCGCGCGATGGTGAACGGCATCACCCGTTTCCAGGCCGAGGTGCTGGGGATGGGCGCCCCGTGGTCCGGCGGGGAGCCGTTCGGCACCGCGTTTCCGCAGGGCGGCATTGTCCGTGTGAACGCGTACGTTCCCGACTCTACTGACTTTGCGTACGTCTCGCTGGGAACCAACGATTTCGGCAGCGGGATCGCGCCCGCGCGCACGATTCAGAATCTGGAGTGGATGATGGATCAGTGGATGGCGGCCGGGCACGCCGCCGACCACCTGGTTCTGACCACGCTGGCGCCCCGCCCGGGCCTTGAACAGGGCGACGCGATCGCGGAAGTCAACGCCGGCATCCGCGAGATGGCGGCCCGCACCGGGGCGGGGCTGATTGACCTGGGCGCGTTCGCGACGGCGGACGACGGGCTCAGCTGGCGCGCCCCGTGGATGCACATCGGGGACGGCGTGCACTACACCACGCCGGTACGCGACTGGATCACCGAGCAGATGGTGAGCTACATGGCCTCACGGATCCCGTCACGGAACGGCGCGGCCCCGCACCCGTGA
- a CDS encoding LodA/GoxA family CTQ-dependent oxidase, with protein sequence MPPIYRIHPAIGIARLGNSPDGFYISPEAPAALPIACDAAGNARLSPDGRTEQTVTAFKDEEGRVKRQAARFQIYVYDDESPQGRPLHLGDGVAGGGNQGTLVDVEWRVWPANKKSSWYEFKQQEGEHGYAKDHPRRNPGIKGKHARRQLMIDPGPRTVNTTTARAARFDRDGGSQYATVFPPKLKPHSIDTLGEMRTDDAGRLIFLGGHGNAGTWKYGDFGQPRIDHYANNDGWFDDTSDGPVMARLVMQSPAAEGSLRYVDVEYPAWVICGYPGYVPEILDMITMDEVVEDLNIRQFATRTDMYGQSGTFGAPQRVSESDPEALAMWRAGRLQWNPDYRPWFYRDIWNILFRPDEFSYLSDILGLSNFPHNQSTRGTFDPDKLGVPPEVNWKRVREAEAACIERLRTGDLFVETLQPTLDVLEKQAQAELAGARARSGQAAGEMEGGLPGLLTEDTADALRAAVAAYVAALAGAAGEGGTARLDPMTAPDALAEAGTAAQPVGELVGEGAAAEPGMHPGDTAGLDGWLRAFRQAGPRPELAEARARLDGRVDELLAPLGQDPADGRDAGGQLFRGAPRMADAAADGPGAEGENQARAHMGAGLRTALRDHLRKLHTGRLLEECREAAIVANTHDPNRAYRQFLFDLLRPPGEENRFFAGGSPEMRTHNLPLMPLLAGDNPISNTLTSKFLRLTDTQYFLLRQWAAGRFYNEKREGWGDPDPWAPYAGWVNRTGRDLDRGVLSNIVGGAFCPGGEVGWVMRNPSIYQRPWRIKADPAFYVFQETAAQSNTGTGANEPEFTSYISKPLGHKNDFDVGLQPGDLTKSMALPWQADFNECSTQSIDVTYAQWNVLYPESDGDSAMTRGQRMWETLWWPAHRPMDVFSANGPLSPTADYQWGVWARGVPQTKEGDLKMVTEWWRLGFVIRNPFAQRNMLGNIVPPPPIPPYVSTEYTPRNQENDE encoded by the coding sequence ATGCCGCCCATCTACCGAATCCACCCCGCCATCGGCATCGCCCGCCTGGGGAACAGCCCGGATGGCTTCTACATCTCGCCGGAAGCGCCCGCCGCCCTCCCCATCGCTTGCGACGCGGCGGGAAACGCGCGCCTGTCGCCGGATGGCAGGACGGAGCAGACGGTCACCGCCTTCAAGGACGAAGAAGGCCGCGTAAAGCGCCAGGCCGCGCGCTTTCAGATCTACGTGTATGACGACGAAAGCCCCCAGGGACGCCCGCTGCACCTGGGCGACGGGGTGGCCGGCGGCGGCAACCAGGGCACCTTGGTGGACGTGGAGTGGCGCGTCTGGCCGGCCAACAAGAAATCGTCATGGTACGAGTTCAAGCAGCAGGAAGGCGAGCACGGCTACGCCAAGGACCACCCGCGCCGCAATCCCGGCATCAAGGGCAAGCACGCCCGCCGGCAGCTGATGATCGACCCCGGCCCGCGCACGGTGAACACGACCACGGCGCGCGCCGCCCGCTTTGACCGCGACGGCGGCAGCCAGTACGCCACCGTCTTTCCGCCCAAGCTCAAGCCGCATTCCATCGACACGCTGGGAGAGATGCGGACGGACGACGCCGGGCGCCTGATCTTTCTGGGCGGCCACGGTAACGCGGGGACGTGGAAGTACGGCGATTTCGGGCAGCCGCGCATCGACCACTACGCCAACAACGACGGCTGGTTCGACGACACCAGCGACGGGCCGGTGATGGCGCGGCTCGTCATGCAGTCCCCCGCGGCGGAGGGGTCGCTGCGCTACGTGGACGTGGAGTATCCCGCGTGGGTGATCTGCGGATATCCGGGCTACGTCCCCGAGATCCTGGACATGATCACCATGGACGAAGTGGTGGAGGACCTCAACATCCGCCAGTTCGCCACGCGCACCGACATGTACGGCCAGTCGGGCACCTTTGGCGCGCCGCAGCGGGTGAGCGAGTCCGATCCCGAGGCGCTGGCCATGTGGCGCGCGGGGCGGCTGCAGTGGAATCCGGACTACCGCCCGTGGTTCTACCGCGACATCTGGAACATCCTCTTTCGCCCGGACGAGTTCAGCTACCTGAGCGACATCCTGGGCCTGTCCAACTTTCCGCACAACCAGTCCACCCGCGGCACCTTTGACCCCGACAAGCTGGGCGTGCCGCCGGAGGTGAACTGGAAGCGCGTGCGCGAGGCCGAGGCCGCGTGCATCGAGCGGCTGCGCACGGGCGACCTGTTCGTAGAAACGCTGCAGCCCACGCTGGACGTGCTGGAAAAGCAGGCGCAGGCGGAGCTTGCCGGCGCCCGCGCACGGTCCGGCCAGGCGGCGGGGGAGATGGAGGGCGGCCTTCCCGGGCTGCTGACGGAAGACACGGCGGATGCGCTCCGGGCCGCGGTGGCGGCGTACGTGGCCGCGCTGGCGGGCGCCGCGGGCGAAGGCGGCACCGCGCGGCTCGACCCCATGACCGCGCCCGACGCGCTGGCCGAGGCGGGGACGGCGGCGCAGCCCGTGGGCGAACTGGTGGGCGAGGGCGCGGCCGCGGAGCCGGGGATGCACCCCGGCGACACGGCCGGGCTGGACGGCTGGCTGCGCGCGTTCCGGCAGGCGGGCCCGCGCCCGGAGCTGGCGGAGGCGCGCGCCCGGCTGGACGGCCGGGTGGACGAACTGCTGGCTCCGCTGGGCCAGGACCCGGCGGACGGGCGGGACGCGGGCGGGCAGCTCTTTCGCGGCGCGCCGCGGATGGCGGATGCCGCCGCGGACGGACCGGGCGCGGAGGGCGAGAACCAAGCGCGTGCGCACATGGGCGCCGGCCTGCGCACCGCGCTGCGCGACCACCTGCGCAAGCTGCACACGGGGCGGCTGCTGGAAGAGTGCCGCGAGGCCGCCATCGTGGCCAACACGCACGACCCCAACCGCGCGTACCGGCAGTTTCTGTTCGATCTGCTGCGCCCGCCCGGCGAGGAAAATCGCTTCTTCGCCGGCGGCAGCCCGGAGATGCGCACCCACAACCTGCCACTCATGCCGCTGCTGGCGGGTGACAATCCCATCAGCAACACGCTCACGTCCAAGTTTCTGCGGCTGACGGACACGCAGTACTTCCTGCTGCGGCAGTGGGCGGCGGGGCGGTTCTACAACGAAAAACGCGAAGGGTGGGGCGACCCCGACCCCTGGGCGCCGTACGCCGGCTGGGTGAACCGCACCGGGCGCGACCTGGACCGCGGCGTGTTGAGCAACATCGTGGGCGGCGCCTTCTGCCCCGGCGGCGAGGTGGGCTGGGTGATGAGGAATCCCTCCATCTACCAGCGCCCGTGGCGCATCAAGGCCGATCCCGCCTTCTACGTCTTTCAGGAGACGGCGGCGCAGAGCAACACCGGCACCGGCGCCAACGAGCCGGAGTTCACCTCGTACATCTCCAAGCCGCTGGGGCACAAGAACGACTTCGACGTGGGACTGCAGCCGGGAGACCTCACCAAGTCCATGGCGCTCCCCTGGCAGGCGGACTTCAACGAGTGCTCCACGCAGAGCATCGACGTCACCTACGCGCAGTGGAACGTGCTGTATCCCGAGAGCGACGGCGACTCGGCCATGACGCGCGGCCAGCGTATGTGGGAAACGCTGTGGTGGCCCGCGCACCGGCCCATGGACGTGTTTTCCGCCAACGGCCCGCTGAGCCCCACCGCGGACTACCAGTGGGGCGTGTGGGCCCGCGGGGTTCCGCAGACCAAGGAGGGCGACCTGAAGATGGTTACGGAGTGGTGGCGGCTGGGCTTCGTGATCCGCAACCCGTTCGCGCAGCGCAACATGCTGGGCAACATCGTGCCGCCGCCACCCATTCCGCCGTACGTGAGCACCGAATACACCCCTCGCAATCAGGAGAACGACGAATGA
- a CDS encoding 6-bladed beta-propeller: MWLAAVAGAFVVATAPLGSQPVVRMDARDQALRREARQLHAVGAAEGRGADVFGGVAGVAFDGAENLYVLDRVNARVAVFDSAGRFVRTLGRRGGGPGEFSLPQQMAVTRAGEVIVSDAGHGALIIFGRDGSARSVRYPGVGTLMGRTLAPHPRGGVVSLAMGNPAAGGANAIGEETLLWIPTGAGASRTLASVSTPRGRGAGSAGSRERPAFSPSFRFAVLADGGVAVADGTAYAIRILDSSGRVLRVLQRPIAPRRVTARDREHEMDWRESLASSGGIRIVGPRGAVIPAPVLRRVGEELRDVEFADVMPVIRRMGVDAAGNLWIERAGPSMEQSGGVDIVTPAGRYLRTLAGWRLPDAFSPHGRAAYIREDENGVQRVVVVRI; the protein is encoded by the coding sequence ATGTGGCTCGCCGCAGTCGCCGGCGCATTCGTGGTCGCAACGGCGCCGCTGGGTTCCCAGCCGGTGGTCAGGATGGACGCACGCGACCAAGCGCTGCGCCGGGAGGCGCGGCAGCTCCATGCCGTGGGCGCGGCGGAGGGGCGGGGAGCGGACGTGTTCGGCGGGGTGGCCGGCGTGGCGTTCGACGGCGCGGAGAACCTGTACGTGCTGGACCGCGTGAACGCGCGCGTCGCCGTCTTCGACTCCGCCGGCCGGTTCGTGCGCACGCTGGGGCGGCGGGGCGGGGGGCCGGGCGAGTTCTCCCTTCCGCAGCAGATGGCCGTCACGCGCGCGGGCGAGGTCATCGTCTCCGACGCGGGGCACGGCGCGCTGATCATTTTCGGGCGGGACGGAAGCGCGCGCTCGGTCCGCTATCCGGGCGTGGGCACGCTGATGGGCCGGACGCTCGCGCCCCATCCGCGCGGCGGCGTGGTCAGCCTCGCGATGGGCAATCCGGCGGCGGGCGGGGCGAACGCGATCGGCGAAGAAACGCTGCTCTGGATCCCCACGGGCGCAGGCGCGTCGCGCACGCTGGCCAGCGTGAGCACGCCCCGCGGCCGTGGGGCAGGGAGCGCGGGGTCTCGCGAAAGACCGGCCTTTTCGCCGTCGTTCCGCTTCGCGGTGCTGGCGGACGGCGGCGTCGCGGTCGCGGACGGGACGGCGTACGCCATCCGCATTCTGGATTCGAGCGGGCGGGTGCTGCGCGTGCTTCAGCGGCCCATCGCACCGCGCCGCGTCACCGCGCGCGACCGGGAACACGAGATGGATTGGCGGGAGTCGCTGGCCTCCAGCGGCGGAATCCGCATCGTGGGCCCGCGCGGCGCCGTCATCCCGGCTCCCGTCCTCCGCCGTGTTGGCGAGGAGTTGCGGGATGTGGAGTTCGCGGATGTCATGCCGGTCATCCGCCGCATGGGCGTGGATGCGGCGGGAAATCTGTGGATCGAGCGTGCTGGACCGTCGATGGAGCAGAGCGGCGGCGTCGACATCGTCACCCCGGCCGGCCGCTACTTGAGGACGCTCGCTGGCTGGCGGCTTCCGGACGCGTTCAGCCCACACGGGCGCGCCGCGTACATCCGCGAAGACGAAAACGGGGTCCAGCGAGTCGTCGTCGTACGCATCTGA
- a CDS encoding Ig-like domain-containing protein, producing MKIRTPVRTFCVLAFTAFAAACESSTSGSNVDTVIIEADDSEVTVGQSLQLQATAYDDDGEPLNRNDIEWTSSNPSVATVSASGLLTGVSLGTVAITAEVGGEFDTQSFQVVPPVDDGDECPITAINIGSTATGTLSTSDCALDDGTHFDFYAFTVSSTRTVTITLRSSAFDAYLFLLSSDAQVIAQDNDSGGGRDAAITRTLSAGTYVIAANSFNVADGSYTLSVQ from the coding sequence ATGAAGATCCGCACCCCAGTACGGACGTTCTGCGTCCTCGCGTTCACCGCGTTCGCCGCCGCCTGCGAAAGCAGCACCAGCGGCTCCAACGTAGACACGGTCATCATCGAGGCCGACGACTCCGAGGTCACCGTGGGCCAGAGCCTTCAGCTTCAGGCGACGGCGTACGACGACGACGGCGAGCCGCTGAACCGCAACGACATCGAGTGGACGTCCAGCAACCCGTCCGTGGCGACCGTCAGCGCATCGGGCCTGCTCACGGGCGTGTCGCTGGGGACGGTGGCCATCACCGCCGAGGTGGGCGGCGAGTTCGACACGCAGAGCTTTCAGGTGGTTCCCCCGGTGGACGATGGCGACGAGTGCCCCATCACCGCCATCAACATCGGCTCCACCGCGACGGGAACGCTGTCCACCAGCGACTGCGCCCTGGACGACGGAACGCACTTCGACTTCTACGCCTTTACAGTGTCGTCCACGCGCACGGTCACCATCACCCTGCGCTCGTCGGCGTTCGATGCCTACCTGTTCCTGCTGTCGTCCGATGCGCAGGTGATTGCGCAGGACAACGACTCCGGCGGTGGCCGCGACGCCGCCATCACGCGCACGCTGTCCGCGGGCACGTACGTGATCGCCGCCAACAGCTTCAACGTGGCGGACGGCAGCTACACGCTATCCGTGCAGTAG